The following nucleotide sequence is from candidate division WOR-3 bacterium.
GTTATTAAAACTGCCAAAATTAAAATTTGCATATTTTACCTCCTTACAGTTAGCATTCCTAATTATAAGGTAAAAAAATATAAAATGTCAAGATTTTGTAGAATACCATAACATTTAGACTGGGTTTATATTAAATTTTTCAATAGTGATTTTTATCCTCTTGTACTCCAAATAAATCGACCCCCATATGCCCTAAAAAATATACATCTTTTAATTGGCTCAAATTAAACAATTCCTTTTGAGTTTTTTTTGGAAAATCTATTTACAGATTTAAGTTTTCATTTTTTTGGGAACTATTTTTATATAAACTTTTTCAGGTTTAAGTATCTCTCCCCTCACCCTCAAAAGTTCTTCAATTTTTATATCAAAAAGCTTCTCGTTCTCCTCTAATAATTTCATTATTAAATTTAAGTCCCCTTCAGTTATATCTTCTATTTTGCTACCATGAAGTTGGTTTTCCTCTATTTTCCTAAATGGATCTCTAACATAAATTGCACCACCTGAAGGTAAAGACATTAAATTTGAGCCTGGATAAACCTCATCAAGCTCCTCTATTTCACCCTTTCTATTAAATCTTATTCCATTTAAAATACAGAAACCACCTCCATTTAGCGGATCACCAGCCATAAAAGATTCTGCAAGATAATCAAGACAAGTTCCATTTATTACAACCTTTGGATTTCCAACAGTGTTTATTAGAGGTCTTCCCGCTAAATTTCCCATCACAAACACTTTTCCACCCTTTGCTCCATACATAAAAGTTTGTCCTGCATCACCATAAATAACGGCTTTACCTGATTTCATTATATTGAGCATTTGATCCTGACCTGATGAATGAATGTAAATTTCAAGACCATCAATTCCTGAACCAGCATAATCTCCAATATCACCATAACAATCAATTCTAACTCCCTTTGAATCCTTTCCAAAACCGCACCCAATAAATCTCTGTCCCCTTAAATTAAAAACTATAAATTTCTTATAACCCTTCTTATAAGATTCTACTAAAAACCTTGCCAAACTATCATCACCTTCTGGTGGAAAATTTAAAGAATCAACAACAAGAACTAAATCTCCCTCACATTCCTTTAACTTTCCTCTTCTCTCATAATCTATAACTTTAAAATTATCAGATTCTCTCTTAAAAATACTAACTAAAAAAGATTCAACCATATCAATAATGTAGTTTCTCCTTTTATTCCCGACATTGTAATATAGGTCATTTAAGTATGTTAAAACATCAATTGAAAATTTTTTAAAACTATCATCTTTAAAGGATACCTCTTCCAGCATAACAAGAATATTAAAAAGAGTTTCATAACTTAAATCCTTAATAACATTCTTTAAAAATTCATAACATCCCCTTGCATCTTTATTTTCAATAAAATAATCAAGGGAATCCTTTATTCTGTAAAAAACACTTTTTTCCTCATAGGTTAAAACAAAACTCTCCCTTTTAGGATTACCCTTTATCAATTTTTCTAAAATAATCCCATCTTCCTTTTCTATTCTCTTACCAAATTTATCCTCAAAAATCATTCGAAAATTTCTATAATCATAAGAAAAAACATAAGCACCTCCATCTGTATGACTTCCACCCCTTGCATTCCAGTATTTATCAGCATAGGAAGTATTTATAATCCCATCCTTTTTAAGTTCTCTTAAAATTGCATTTATTGCCTGTCTCTCTGATGCTATAATACCTATTTCTATTTTGTCTTTAAGAATTGCAAATACCTGTGGTCTTAACATAGAAGTATCTGTTATTCCTATAAGTTCATACCTTTCATCAAAAATGTTATTCCCACCTATTATGAAAAACCATGGTCCATCGGGTGAAGCGGAGATATGGGATATCTGAATTTCTCTGTAAATTTCCCTTTTTTCAGGTGGTAAAAGGTAAAAATCTCTTTCAGTTGTTGGAGCCATAGCTTCAAGCAAATACTCCATTTTATACTCATACTGTCTCTTCCATAAATCAAAAAGTAAAATAGCTGCTTCAGTATCAGTAAGGAAAAGGGGATACATTTTTCTTTCTGCAAGGTAATTTATTATTCCAGCGTAATTTGAAAAATCTCCGTTATGAATAAGGGCATAATGTAAAATTGAAAAGGGATGTGCCCCTCCTGGATGCCATACCTTTCCCTTTGTAGGATACCTGTGATGACCAATCCATAGATGAGCTTTAAAATCATACAAATCGTAGTATCTAATAACATCATCAGCAAACCCAACAATCTTAAGAACAATCATATCTTTACCTGAAGAAAGAACAAATGCCTTCTGCTCAACCCCTGCCTTATAAAAAGTTTTATTCAAAATAAAACACTTTTGATACATAAATTCATCTTCTATTTTCCTTATATCAAAACCTTCTAAATTATTTTGCTTAATAAAATCTGATAAAATTTTCTCCTTGGGTTTTACAAAATACCTTTTAACAAGTGGTGGAGTTATCTCTAAATTTAATTCTTTCTTTTCCTCACTTTCCCTTAAAGGATAACTTTCCCTTATTTCAAAATTATAATTTATAAAATTCTCAATTTCTTTAATAACACTCTTATCAAGATAGGCTATCTGAAGGATATAGTATTCCTTTAAAATTTCAGAATCTACTTGCATATCTTCAGGGTCAAGACCACAGGCACATATACCACCACCCTTACCATTCCCCCTGTTTTTCATCTGAATAAGTGACTTTAAAAGATATTTACCTTCAATCTTTTTTGAAGATATAAAACCCACAACACCGCAACCTCCTTCTGCCTCTTTTTTTCTGTATTCAATTTTATGAGGGGCTAAATCTCTTCTTGAATTTTCAATAAGTTCAAAAAATTTTTTATCCATAGTAAATAAGTAAATCCTTTCTACCCCTTAAATCCCTTATACTTTTTAATCCGAGACCTTTAAGTATTCTTTTAAGTTCAATTTTAAAGGCATTATATAAATTAACAATTCTCTCTGAAGCCCATTCAACATCCAGAAATTTTGATAAAAATCTATCAGGAGTAGCTATTCCAAACTGACACCCTCTATCTGATGCTCCCTTTTCACAATTTCCACACTGTGTGCATCCCACTGCAATTGCTTCAACTGTCCCAAGAATACATCCATCTGCACCAAGTGCTATTGCTTTTGCTATATCATGAGCAGTTCTTATTCTGCCACTTGCCATTACAACTACATTATCCCTTACACCTTCCTTTAAAAGATACTCATGAACCTTAGGTATAGCAAGTTCTATTGGCATTGCAATATTTTTTTTAGCAAAATCAGGTGCTGCACCTGTTCCCCCGTATCCACCATCAAGATGAATTATGTGTGCACCTGCATAATATATTCCTATTGAAACCATATCCACATCAATAGGGGTTGAAACTTTAACGGATATTAAAGCATTTGGATTAATAGTTCTAAAAAAATCAACATGCTTTTTATGATCCTCCACCGAATAAACACTGTGAAAAGGAAAGGGCTGAAAAATATCAACATGGGGAACTGTTTCCCTCATCTTTGCCACATCTTCTGAAACCTTAAAAGATAATAAGTGCCCTCCAAGCCCCGGTTTTGCACCCTGAGCGTATTTAAGTTCTATTATTCTTGCAAGTTGAAGCGTTTCTTCTCTTACCCCAAAGTAACCTGTGGATGCCTGGACAATAACATTTTCTTTATATTCCATTAATTCAGGTGGATAACCTCCTTCCCCTGTTGAGGTGAAGGTATTAAATTTCCTTGCAGCTTTTGCTCTTGCAATCATAAAATTTAAACTCACAGAACCATAGGACATACCTGCTCCATAAAAGGGAATCGGGATTTTTATCCTTTCACCATAATCCTTTCTGTTTAAGTCAAGGGACAGGTCTATTTCTTCATCATCAATAACTTCTTCAATTTCAGGTAAATCCTCTTTATTAATAAGTTTCTTGAAAAAAAGTCTATCAAACCCCCCACCGCTATTACCTATTCTGTACTCAATTTTATTTTTTGGAGGCATACCTTTAGTAGCCATTATCCATGTAGAGAAGATAAGTTCCCTTGTCCAGCCATAATGTCCAAGAGCAGAATTCTGTGTTAAAACCTCATAGGGTAAAACCTCTAATCCTTTCTTTATATTTTTACTATGTTTTTCAACAATTAAATCTTCTAAGCTTATCATTTTACCCTCTCAATTCCAGCAAAGGATTCTTCAAAAATCTCCTCAAAAAATATTAGTCTTCCATAATCACCTACAAGTCTCCTTACATCCCTTTTCCCCATAGCACTTAAAGCCTCTATTAACTGTTCATGCCAGGCACTTAAAAGATTTAAAATTCTCTGCTTCCCCCAATCAAAATTTAACTTTTTTAAGATTATTTCATATTCATCATCTCTTTCTTTAAATTCAGATTGAAGGGCAATATGTAAAGGAATGTCTATTGCTACAAGGTCAGCACCACAGCCTATTGCTTTTGGAACATGTTCTGCTTTGTTTATCCCTCCGCTTACTATTAAAGTTATCTGGCTTCTTATGCCCTTTTCTATTAAATCTTTATTCAAATCTCTTAAAATTTCGGTAAGATGTTTTTTATTATCAAAGGCATAACCATTCCTTTTAAAAACTAAATGTATTCCCTCAGCTCCTTCATTTAAAACAAAATAAATTAACTCTTTAAAATCCCCTTTTGCCTTTATTCTTGCTATCATTATTGATTTATCATTGATTTTTTTTAATTCCTCTAAAATCTTTATATCATCATTTTCTTCTATCTCAAATTCAACAATTTTAGAACTGACCACTTCAATTTTTTCCTCTCTTTTAAAAAGTGGGAAAATATTTTTATAATCCCTTTCAAGTTTTTTAAAATTGGAAATTCCCAAAATATAAAATGTTCCAGCTTCGTAAGCAGCACATGATAATATTCTGTGAAAATTATCATCCTTTAAAGGCTCATATTCAAAGATTACAGGAATTTGCACCGTAACTGTTTTTGAAATTCCCTCACCGAATTTTTTAACCTTTCTCCCTATCTGGGTTTCTGTGGAGATATATTCTCTTCCCTCTTTGCCATCCCTTGTCGGTCTAACAATTTCTGACATATCAAGCCATATTGAATCAAAACCTTTTCCAACAAAGGGACCTTTATAACCCATGCCACTTACCTTTTCCATACCTGTTTCACTTTCAAATAAAATTGTATCAATATCCTCCATTGAGAGGTTGAATTTTTCAAGAACCTTATAATGGGGGTTTATAATCACATCTTTTATAACCTTCGGGTATTCAATTTTACATTCAAAGCATCTTACACACTTTTCTTTTATAGGTTTGAAACCTCCGAACCTTCCTGAAAAAACTCCATACTTACAGGGTCTTGAAAATGTAAGTTTAATATAATCCTTTAATTTTCTTTTCTTTAAACCCTCTTTTAAATTATGGAAGAATTCACTTGTAATCATTTTAAAAAGTTCAAACTTATTCACGATTGGTTCATACTTATGCGGGATTTTAAAAAGTGGGGGCATTTTTTTTATCTTTATATGATACCTTTCATACCTTTCCATAACTTTTTAATATAAATCCTTAAAAAAATATTTTTCAAATAAGTTTAAATTTTTAAAAGTTTTAAACTTAAATTAATTTTTTATAAAAATTGGGTAATAGATGGACTTTTATTTTTTCCCCTTTTTTAATTAGAGTTTTACTTTTCGGGGCAAAAATCAAACAATCCCCCCTTACAAGGGATGAAAGCATATGTGATTCCTGATACTTAAGTGGTAAAACCCCATCCTTATAAATCTTCCCCTTCAAAAAATATGCCCTATCATTCTTCTTTTTTATATCCTTTAATAAAATTAACCTTTTTTCAGGGAGAAAAATATCCTTAAAACCCGACATTTTCCTCACAGCAGGATAAATATATTCATAAAAACAAAATAAAACTGCAAAAGGATTACCCGGTAATCCAAAAATCAAACTTTTACCTTTTTTCCCAAAAAATAAAGGCTTCCCGGGCTTCTGAGCCACCTTATAAAAAACCTTCTCCACAC
It contains:
- a CDS encoding FMN-binding glutamate synthase family protein, translated to MISLEDLIVEKHSKNIKKGLEVLPYEVLTQNSALGHYGWTRELIFSTWIMATKGMPPKNKIEYRIGNSGGGFDRLFFKKLINKEDLPEIEEVIDDEEIDLSLDLNRKDYGERIKIPIPFYGAGMSYGSVSLNFMIARAKAARKFNTFTSTGEGGYPPELMEYKENVIVQASTGYFGVREETLQLARIIELKYAQGAKPGLGGHLLSFKVSEDVAKMRETVPHVDIFQPFPFHSVYSVEDHKKHVDFFRTINPNALISVKVSTPIDVDMVSIGIYYAGAHIIHLDGGYGGTGAAPDFAKKNIAMPIELAIPKVHEYLLKEGVRDNVVVMASGRIRTAHDIAKAIALGADGCILGTVEAIAVGCTQCGNCEKGASDRGCQFGIATPDRFLSKFLDVEWASERIVNLYNAFKIELKRILKGLGLKSIRDLRGRKDLLIYYG